In Camelina sativa cultivar DH55 unplaced genomic scaffold, Cs unpScaffold08071, whole genome shotgun sequence, the genomic window CATAAGCGGTAGCACGGGCGGCCTTTGCAGCtatagcagcagcagcagcagtggATCTAGAGGCCTCAGCAATCTCCTGGGGTGTCAGATCTGGGTTACTCAAATGCGAAGCTAAAAGAATGTTAAGATGGTAATCAACATTGGTGGAAGGATGTGGAACACCATTGttatcatcaacatcttttgtcAGAGGCTTTTGGGGTAGCAGCATATTGACGCCTTCCATAACAAAGTACACATACAAAAGCTGACCAAACCTCTCTAACCtagaacacaaaaaaatgtcTACAAATTAGATCTCT contains:
- the LOC104775039 gene encoding uncharacterized protein LOC104775039 encodes the protein MEGVNMLLPQKPLTKDVDDNNGVPHPSTNVDYHLNILLASHLSNPDLTPQEIAEASRSTAAAAAIAAKAARATAYEKAAAAAKAVAAAKTALDLIASFPNQGQGLVQD